The DNA region TATTTTATGGGGAAAGGTACAAAACCATTATTACAGTAAATTATTTCGACTAAACAATAATAGACGAAACCAAAATCAATTGTAACATGGAAATCATAAGACTATAGTTTAAGGTAATCAGCAAAGCAAGCGATACGAGGGAACGGCAACTAAGTGCTGCACTTTCGGAGATGCCAAACCAAATGTCTCGGTCATGTCCAACTCGTGAGGTGACATTTTATTGGGCAGTTCCCAATTGAAGCAATGCATCAACTGACCAACGATCAATTTAACGTTAATTAATCCCAAATTCACTCCGGGGCATACCCTCCTCCCGTACCCAAACGGGAGAAGATGAAAATCATGTCCCCGGATATCCACGCTCTTGCTCATGAATCTCTCGGGAAAAAACTCCTCCACGTTCTCTGACCAGATGTTGGGGTCGTGCCCGATTGCCCAGCAATTTATCATAACTCGTGATTTCTTGGGTATGAAATGCCCGTTCAGCTCGATATCTTCCAACGACTCTCGGGGAACGAGCAAGGTGGCCACAGGGTGGAGCCTGAAGCTTTCCTTGATCACCATCTCCAAGTATTCTAAGTTTGGCAAGTCTTTCTCCTCCACCATTCGGTTCAGTCCCACTTTGTTCTCCAGCTCTTCTTGGAGGAGTTTCATCACCCTGGGATTCCTCATGATTTCTGCTAAAGTCCACTCGATCCATGCGTACGAGGTATCCACGGATCCTACGATCATGTCGAAGAGAAGTGCTTTGATGCTTGCCAAGTCAAGCTTGTGGGACGATGAAGGGTTCTTCTGGGAGGCCAGCATCATATCTACAATGTCCTTGTTGCTCTTTTGTACACCATTTTTTGCATCTTGTTCATGCTCCTTGATGATTTCTAAAAATAGTTTATCAACTGATTTTCCAAGTGCCCTAAGTCTCTTGTTCAAGCCCTGCAACAATTTTGCATAGCTGAATTAGGGATAAATAATTGATAAAACCAAACATAGCTAGCTAGTTTTCACATAACATGTAACCAATTTGTTTTTAGATGATGATCAAAATCCACGACTACTATGTGAGGTGTGATCTTAGCCGACAAAGGATTAGTAGGAGGCAAACCAGTCTTGGTTGCCCATAATTGATCAGTCTTGATCGCCCATAGTTGTCCGGCTTATCAAACCAAAAAAGGATTTTGATCTtcgccggcaaaggaccactaGGGGTAGGAGGTAAATCTGCCTTGATTGCCCCTAGCTGATCGGCTTATTAAACCAAAAAGCTAGGCCAATCGGGCAATCCCACATGGAGGcgaacttggaaccttgtgaCTATATCAAGCCAACAGTTGAATTGATCTATTTGGCTAGGGTTGCATTGGGTAAATCCCTACTCTAAAAAGAGATAAATCAGCCTATATTGTCCATAGGCCGCTCACACAAGGAGTCGAACTTGGAACCATATTATTACCGAGCTAACTAACTTGGCTGGGTTGTCCCGACTTGTAACCAATTTATTACCTGAAGATCAAATGGCTTTAGAAAGGGGAGATAGTCAGCAATATTGAAAGCTCCGATCAAAGACACAATCTCTTGAACGATGAGTTTCAAGTCATGGTTATCATTGTTACTACACCCAAACAGCATTTTGTACGTAACGTTCTCAATCAACCTCCCCACCTCCGCGGTGAGATCAACCGCCTCTTTCCCGCCGGCCGCCGCCTCAATCGACTTCACCCACGCCACCATCTCCTCCCTCCGCATCGCCGCGAACGACTCGATCTTCGCCGTGGTGAGAAGCTCTTGGGTCGCAAACTTCTTATTGCCCCGCCAGTGAGGCCCGAACGGCGCAAACGCCATCCCCTTCGACCCGTCCGCGATGTTGTCCACCGCGTCGTTCTTCGGCCGGCTGGCGAAAACGGCGTCGTGCGTCTTGAGGATCagctccgccgccgccggcgacGAAACCACCACTAATGGGACTTTCCCCAGCTTTAAGTACATTATGGGGCCGTATGTTTTTGACATCTCGTTCAGGGATCGGTGCGGGAGAGTGCCCAGCTGGTGGAGGTTTCCGATGATCGGAAGCGGTTGTGGCCCCGGCGGAAGTTTCAGGCCACTTTTCGGCGACTCTGCTGCCCTCCGGTGACGGAAAAACCACCAAAGGGTTCCCAGAAATATCGAGAGAAGCGCTAAACCAACAGAAGACATTATTCTCGTACGTGACAGTAGTGACTAGGTTAAGTTGTTTCTGTGTGTTTGATGGCCCTAattccctctctctctatatatatatatacatatatagatgaAAGGAAGCAAccatttttgaaatttatttggaATATCTGTTGAAACCAAGAAACTTTTTCATAGTATACTATACAACGAAAAGAATGTATGATGAAATTATTTtgagtaataaattaaagaatgcaTGGCAAAACAGTCTTTCCACTAGGTAAAAGAAATTCTGCGCCAACCTTATAATAACTAAAAATTATGACGTGGTCCCACACCATCTCCATACAAGACTGTATGTGGAGTATAGTACCAAACCTCCACTTATAAGTTAGTTTTTTGtggtgaaattaaaattttagctGTAAtccattaatattataatataatataacagaGTGATAGTTCAAATCAAACCTCATGAATTGAATCAGACAGAGATAATATATTTGTActtatttcatttaatttaaaaactcttattctttttatattatatttccaaACAAAAAAGATAGCCTACCAAGAGATTGATTTTGGCACATGCTCATCCAAGTACTGCCGAGAAATAGTATGGTTTTTTTAAGAGACTACTAGACTAGCCCACCGTTTCCTGTCAAAGAATATTTAtgtacaataatataaaaaacatCACATATAATCTGACAAAGAAGATaacgtacaatatatataaaacaacatCACATATAATACGAAATTTTTTACTATGTTGATAGGTATTATAGTATATgtacaattattactattttaatgATTTCGGTTTAAATATAAGCTGTTtatagaaaattttgaaattcgttcacaattttattaaaaaaaaaaaactttttaaggttaattaattagttaatttttcaataaatctTTTAAAGGAGTGCTGAGGAGTGAGCGTGGCAAGACTGGCAACTGCTCTCATTGTCTCCTTCTGGATCAGtcgatattaaaattttttaatataatgtttaaatcAAACTAGCTAGCTGGTTAGTATTGACTCCTTGAGGATAGCTATCagatgattttaataaaatattatcccaggtcttatataataattaaaaattttgaaggtGATATGAAGCAAGCTTGCCAGTATTGACTCCTTGGTGGCCAGCTATGGAgtctttttatttaataaagcATTATCCCATGTCTtatactaattaaatttttctatTCGTTTTAGCAGGCAATAATTACtctttgagctaatatttaatttactatttCACTATAGTGCTTTTTTCTCAATTGTgcttttttctcaatttaattctaaataattttttgttcttaattGAGTCATGAACTTTGAAggttttatttaattgaatcaTCTATCagatcttttatttattaactattaaattcaaatattaaatcGAGAAAACTACTATAGTTGAAGACTAAATTCAATACAAATACAGTAGTCGATCATTAAATTAGATAAAATCACAATAGTAGATAACTAAATTACTTATTGATAGAGGAGAAGTTACTAAAATATCTTAACAAATGAGTcaattaagtaaaataaatttattcaaaaaaaaagaagaaataattaaatttcacatcaattaataatttttttttgaaatattactgaagcacaaaaagttaaCATCCCCTTTATATGAAAGTGCAATCGGATGCCACTAGATCAGAAGTTTCTTGCTACTATATAGATATTAACTCATTACTCTTTAGTGCGTGAACCTTTTTGAGTTGTACATACTACATACGTAATAGTGCTCAAAATTGTTTTCGTGCATGGTTGGCCACTTGGCCAAGTAGTCTGTGCACGTGTTGCGTTATTCTTGAATTCAAAtcaacttaaatttttttttctcaaatacgaggaaattttttttccagaatCAACCttggtattttatttttccatggaCGGGACAAAGTATTACTTGAATTGATAGGTCTTCATAgaatattcttaattaattaacttataCCAAAAtgtgtataataatttattatattattaaaataaaatatataattataatattttaatttatgatattgtaatttataaattactatatattaatttaaaattaattattacctttattatcattattattatataggggtatattaatatttatactcattatttctttcattccaaacccaattaatcaaacaatagaattaATCTTCAtgataatttcaattccattatGCTTTAAATATTTCTATTCCATTATGCTTTAAATATTTCCAATGACCCAAACAGGCCACTAGGGAGTGTTCTCACATTTTGGATAAGTTTTTACATTAATAAGTGACCCTACAACTTAATAAttatctcaattttttttagtactattgactctgttacaatgtagtatctattcatagctattttctcaattaaatgaagtacaaagagtcaatattgcatCCACTGATACTCGAACCCACCTCCTCCCATGTgaggtgcaaccgggtgccactaggtcacaagggaaaaaaattagattaaaaaaaaattatataacattttttgttATCTTGTCCATCCCTCCAACTCAGAAGTAATTAAATGCATGTTTTTAGAAAAAAGTTCTTTTtccctagatttataggtgatagtccatttttagtcattttttattagaacattcaaatttggtcataatattattgtggtacGACCATTATTGGTCATTTATTAGCAAAATAGTTCTAATGTCGTTAAATACGAAgacattttggtcttcaattatgaatatttttttttaaataaacatacaaatatagtaGGGCTGTAGGGTCAACtcaatttgtataaaaatgaccaaaatgcTTTTGTATATAACGATATgatatttcaatgattttgttgatggatgaccaaaaatgatcatgacATAATAATACTGAGACCAAATGTGAATGCTCTAATAAAAATGGactaaataaaagaaaatatcgGAGAGGGACATCATAATATGATAATAGGATGTTGCATTGTCTGTTGCAATGCATGTTGCtgcatataatatttgtaaatcaGACGACAGCGGGTTACCGGTATTGACTGCTTAAGATCGAGCCGCCCATCAGgtgatattaaaaaatatttgtgaatGAGAAAAAGATGAAAACCGTACCCCACTACTCAATTCATTCTATGAATGAAGTCCTATATATATTCcagcaaaatatttttttaaatttttactcaGAAATAGGCcaaatgtataaataaattcaaataagtGTGTCGGCTTTTGACTTGACTTAATTGAAATGGtacctttttcattttttatttccaaattTGGAGTATTATGGTACTCCTTAAAAATAACACAGGTATTAATTGAAACTTTGGTACCttaaaattctctctctctccctccctctcacgctctctctctctctctctcacacacacacatatatatagaggttCAAATACAGCGCAACTCTCTTGTGCGGTCGTACAGATGTATCTTGACCATTGGATTCGCTCATATCAATAGTTGAACATCAATGAAGTTTGAAAAATTGtggtgacattttggtaatttctTACATCATGTATATTTCTAGGGTGCACTAAGTGCTGAGTGTGGTGCACTTTTGAGTAAACTATGGTGTACCACAAAGTAGTGCTGGTATGTGGTGCACTAATGGAGAAGAATACGGTGGCATAATTTCTCGCACCATGTATATTATAGTAGTGCACTAAGTGTTGGGATGTAGTGCACTTATGATGAGTGTTCTGTGGTATACTTTTGAGTTAACTGCGGTGTACCACAGAGTGCTGGTTTGTGGTGCACTAATGAAAAAATGCGGCGATTTTGATATTTTCTGTCTCATGTATATTTTGGTGGTGCACCTATGAGTGTCTTGTGGTGCACAAGGAATGGATGCACCACCGAGCAATGTAAATGCACCAAGCCGCACGGGTAATATGGAGAACTTGGAATTTTCAACTAACCAAGTtcaatttaaaatgtttgaaattaCTGCATATGAAATATGGGTAaagttgatgacattttggatTAAATTTTATCAAAGAGATCAGAAATTaaactttttcataaatatcatttttttcaatataataagtTAGAATAACAAGAGGTTACCTTAGTGTCTATGATATTTAAAGAATGAAAACTCTTTAtatctttttgttatttataaatagaacgagcttataaattaataagataagtcaagaccttgtagtctagtggtaTCCGGTTGTACTCTCATACAAGAAGTtatgagtttgagcctcagtggaggcgatattaacTTTTCGCGCTTCAGTAgctaggttgagaaagtatatacaTGCACACACTTGATTTTTGACATAGCTTTTACTCTTTTAGCAATAAGAAGTTACCATAGTAGTGCATATACTATAAAAATGAAAACTCATATGTTTTTGctatttgtaaattaaatagcctaataaattaataagacaaaagataataattaaagagtctacataataattaaatactaaaacaattTGTACAAGTCATTACCTCATAAAAAAAGGGCGGCGAAGTTGGGTAAAATAGAGCATCCTTAATAGTTAAATTTTCGCGCAAATTTGGTAACATGCCTAGCACGCGCCAGATTGGGCGCTAGTGTTGCACCTCACGCAATCAATGGAGTACCTTTTTCATATTTGCTGGGGCCACTTTAGGGACCATGTTTGCAGAATTGCAAGAAGCTCTCAATCCTTCTCTCTCCTTATTCTCTCTCTTTCCCTCCAAGCTAAGATCTCTTCAAATAGCACACAAAAATCTCTATTGTGgataccataataaataatgacATTTTGTAGTTATTGAACATATTTCTTGTTGTCGCATTCTTAATAAACGTCTCACATAGGGTATTACTGCTTTGTCAGTTGTGTTTTATTGGGTCATAGCTAACTTGTTGGTAATACGAGAATACAATGGCCATTGTTTTTTGACGAAAAATACTACTTAGTAGGGGCGatttaaaaatctaaatatTTCTTCTGAGTGagtcaaaattaaaacaatttaaaatatattataaaaatatttataacaaaatattttttaaaataatttgtgacaaaatatgaaacattattagttaaataaaataatttaaatacataatatCAAAGTATAATGTCCATGACAAATTATGAGATAGTATTTCTTTACGTTCTCAACTAAGTAGTAGTACGAAATTTTGATATCAATTACAAATCAACTTTCATTATAAATCTCAAAATTTAGATCAATCACAATCtaatacatattataattttagCAAATGCACAATTCATAATTTGCAATTCGATCGTCAATAAATTATGAATAAGCCTCACAAATTACAGTGATTCACAAttcataattacaattaaataattaataaggtaTGAATAAATGTATGAAGTTTGTGACTGTGTTATATGATTTTGACTTTGAAAAGTACATCTCATTTATCAGTTATCACATATATGCGCTCTTATTCTTATTATCTAAAATACTTTTAACCTATCATCCATCAATAATTATTTcgattaaaaaaattgataacatGAGAGACataaaaggagaattaaaaTGCAGACattattttcaagaaaaataaagtggAAGTAATAAAGGATCAATAGAATATTATTAGAGGTGAAGTTGTGATTCTTTGAAATGTATGGGCACAACTATAGTGACACTTGTAgaattggtccacgactttcaaactttacaattttggtccatgactattgtttttgttgcaaaaatggccCTTCCGGCGCCGAAAAACAAAAACCGGCGGATTTTCCGGCAATTTTTCGCcgggaaaaaaaattgacatattttccGTCAATTTCTCGCCGAAAAAAATATTCtcctttcaagtaggattaaaattaacatttataaacaattaatttaagttaaaacaaattcatttctaaaaacatatgtagtcaatttaattattttttattttggtaaactaattaaagttaaaactaattcatttttaaaagcatacGTAGCCAAGTTAGTcttagtaaaaattaaatacaaattcaaaattatttttacttttttgtttaaatttaaattatatttactttttagccaattaagtacaaatttaaaattattaatacaaattcaagataaaaaaataatattattaagattaaatttaaactaaaaaataaaaataatatttgaataattttaccCCGTAGTAACATCTACCAACATAAAGGggaattttttagaaatgtcaaatttgaataaaaagtaaactaacttaattttttagaaatgtcaattttaatcctacttgaaagggGAGTTTTTTTTCCGCCGAAAAATTGACGGAAaatatgtcgatttttttttgtggCGAAAAATTGCCGGAAAATCCGCCAGTTTTTATTTTCCGGtgccggaaggaccatttttgcaacaaaaacaatagtcatggaccaaaattgcaaagtttgaaagttgtGAACCAATCCTGCAAGTaccactatagtcgtgggactaaaaatgcaaaaaacttgGCACAACTGAAAGGACAAAAACAATATTATGACACATACATAactaagttttatttttaagctaaaaacaaaaacaaatatacaaaatacaacactatatttaaaaaatgggGCAGTGGCCTCCACTGTTCCCACGGTAAATCTCTCTGTTACTTGGTTTCTCAAAATTTACTTcttcatataaaattttgatgtatacacttttattaagaataaaatatcGGAAGTAgattttgaaagtttaaataGTACTTTTCATGAATATAATttatatcaaaaaattaaaatgaagaagtAGAGTTTAGAAATTGATGaatatatttatcattattttttatatcaaaaaaaattgatgaatatatttatcattattttttatatcaaacaaattaaaatgaagaagtAGAGTTTAGAAATTGATATTTCCAAAAAAGAGTTCAGAAATTGATGTAGTAGAATTTTTCTGGCATGCTAATAATGTCCAAAATTGTTGTCGTTCGCAGTACGAGAATATTGTGGCCGTTGGTTTTTGACTGTGCTGATAAGCAATTTCATATGTCAATTTTATGGCCCGCcatttcagatttttttttttttttacaatagcttttttttttttttttttttttttacggtaGAAATCAACCATGACTGTTTGAGAGTATGCATGGAGTAAATCTCATCTTGAATTTTAattgacaaataataataagtaggtaaattaacttaaaattttcatagttgACACTTGACCGGCTTAAACCAAGAAAGCCAACATGTCGTTCCCACTGagaatcaaacttataattttgtgGTTAATAAGCCAACAACCTAACAAACTTGGTTGGGATTGCTCCCAAagtttcttttttgaaaatttaaaatgtgaaaaaattattcttatATTTCATACTTTAGAAAATTTTGGATCAACTAACAATCTAATTATCtgaaatcaagaaaaaataaattttgtctATCGGGCATATGATTCTAGACTagatgatttttaattaattggacCTATCATAAAACCAGAgtgatatatatgaaataaagtGGGAACATAAGATTGATATTAATTGGACACTAGGGCCTTACAATATGCCAATATCTCAGGCAAATTATACAATGGACGACCAAGTTCATCCATCTTGCTTTGTGGACCTgattcaaaatgacattcaaattatatatctacagttaacatattatgtgcatgtagctaacatattatgtacgttcaatttatttacaagcacataatttattaactgaagacacaatatattaattacacacacataatttttaaactaaGATCCACAATGTAAAGTGAACGCCGGtttatggtataacaattgaatatTCGCAAGATGGACTACTAATAGataaatgtataaataattCTAGTGGCCCAaagaaccaatcattattgtgttgaCCGTGGTCCACTCATCTGTATggaccatattatcaaataatgtatattcagtacaaaaataatgtaaattgtATTCAGAGgttgta from Ipomoea triloba cultivar NCNSP0323 chromosome 6, ASM357664v1 includes:
- the LOC116021960 gene encoding cytochrome P450 CYP736A12-like; translated protein: MSSVGLALLSIFLGTLWWFFRHRRAAESPKSGLKLPPGPQPLPIIGNLHQLGTLPHRSLNEMSKTYGPIMYLKLGKVPLVVVSSPAAAELILKTHDAVFASRPKNDAVDNIADGSKGMAFAPFGPHWRGNKKFATQELLTTAKIESFAAMRREEMVAWVKSIEAAAGGKEAVDLTAEVGRLIENVTYKMLFGCSNNDNHDLKLIVQEIVSLIGAFNIADYLPFLKPFDLQGLNKRLRALGKSVDKLFLEIIKEHEQDAKNGVQKSNKDIVDMMLASQKNPSSSHKLDLASIKALLFDMIVGSVDTSYAWIEWTLAEIMRNPRVMKLLQEELENKVGLNRMVEEKDLPNLEYLEMVIKESFRLHPVATLLVPRESLEDIELNGHFIPKKSRVMINCWAIGHDPNIWSENVEEFFPERFMSKSVDIRGHDFHLLPFGYGRRVCPGVNLGLINVKLIVGQLMHCFNWELPNKMSPHELDMTETFGLASPKVQHLVAVPSYRLLC